One Cucurbita pepo subsp. pepo cultivar mu-cu-16 chromosome LG20, ASM280686v2, whole genome shotgun sequence genomic window carries:
- the LOC111783664 gene encoding transcription factor TGA9-like isoform X1 gives MANLSSFINPEGSSFDFEELEEAIVLQRVELQNDELKSPQPSSNQNQSQRKGANSTSQRQLDAKTLRRLAQNRVAAKKSRLRKKAYIQQLESSRIKLSQLEQDLHRARSEGLFLGACGGVMGGNISSGAAIFDMEYARWLDDDLRMTSELRAAVEGHLPDGNLRAIVDGYMSHYDEIFELKSVGAKSDVFHLMTGMWMSPAERCFLWIGGFRPSKLIEMVIPQLETLTEQQAVGICNLQRCSQETEDALYQGLDQFHHSLIMAVAVASTAVMEGVNHMAVAAGKLSNLEGFIRQADMLRQQTLHQLRRILTVRQAAQCFMVIGEYYGRLRALSSLWVSRPRESRRWLNDEGSCQTATRRRTEEEMIQIQIQSSHNHFPNF, from the exons ATGGCGAATCTCTCATCTTTCAT AAATCCAGAAGGGTCAagctttgattttgaagagcTCGAAGAAGCCATAGTTTTACAGAGAGTTGAGCTTCAAAACGACGAACTCAAATCTCCAC AGCCATCGTCAAACCAGAATCAATCACAGAGAAAAGGAGCAAATTCAACGTCACAGAGGCAGCTTGATGCCAAG ACACTGAGACGATTAGCTCAAAACAGAGTAGCTGCAAAAAAGAGCCGTCTGAGGAAGAAG GCTTATATTCAGCAGCTAGAGTCCAGTAGAATCAAGCTCTCTCAGCTTGAACAAGACCTCCATAGAGCACGTTCTGAG GGATTGTTTCTAGGTGCTTGTGGTGGCGTTATGGGTGGCAATATCAGCTCCG GAGCTGCAATATTTGACATGGAGTATGCGCGGTGGCTAGACGACGACCTCCGTATGACGTCGGAGTTGCGGGCGGCAGTGGAGGGGCATCTCCCGGACGGCAATCTCCGAGCAATCGTAGACGGTTACATGAGTCACTACGACGAAATATTTGAGTTGAAAAGTGTGGGAGCAAAATCAGATGTGTTTCATTTGATGACGGGAATGTGGATGAGTCCGGCGGAGCGTTGCTTCCTTTGGATCGGAGGATTCCGGCCGTCGAAGCTCATAGAG ATGGTAATTCCGCAGTTAGAGACATTAACGGAGCAGCAAGCTGTAGGAATATGTAATTTGCAGAGATGTTCACAAGAAACGGAGGATGCTCTGTATCAGGGGCTTGACCAGTTCCACCATTCTCTCATAATGGCCGTGGCCGTCGCCAGCACCGCCGTGATGGAGGGGGTCAACCACATGGCCGTGGCCGCCGGGAAGCTCTCCAACCTTGAAGGCTTCATTCGTCAG GCTGACATGTTAAGACAACAAACGCTTCATCAGTTACGTAGAATATTGACGGTTCGACAAGCAGCTCAATGTTTCATGGTAATTGGAGAGTACTATGGAAGACTGAGAGCTCTTAGTTCATTGTGGGTTTCCCGACCAAGGGA GAGCAGGAGATGGTTGAATGATGAAGGTTCATGCCAAACagcaacaagaagaagaacagaggaagAGATGATTCAGATTCAGATTCAGAGTTCACACAACCATTTCCCAAACTTCTAA
- the LOC111783664 gene encoding transcription factor TGA9-like isoform X2, translating into MANLSSFINPEGSSFDFEELEEAIVLQRVELQNDELKSPQPSSNQNQSQRKGANSTSQRQLDAKTLRRLAQNRVAAKKSRLRKKAYIQQLESSRIKLSQLEQDLHRARSEGLFLGACGGVMGGNISSGAAIFDMEYARWLDDDLRMTSELRAAVEGHLPDGNLRAIVDGYMSHYDEIFELKSVGAKSDVFHLMTGMWMSPAERCFLWIGGFRPSKLIEMVIPQLETLTEQQAVGICNLQRCSQETEDALYQGLDQFHHSLIMAVAVASTAVMEGVNHMAVAAGKLSNLEGFIRQADMLRQQTLHQLRRILTVRQAAQCFMVIGEYYGRLRALSSLWVSRPREYEQEMVE; encoded by the exons ATGGCGAATCTCTCATCTTTCAT AAATCCAGAAGGGTCAagctttgattttgaagagcTCGAAGAAGCCATAGTTTTACAGAGAGTTGAGCTTCAAAACGACGAACTCAAATCTCCAC AGCCATCGTCAAACCAGAATCAATCACAGAGAAAAGGAGCAAATTCAACGTCACAGAGGCAGCTTGATGCCAAG ACACTGAGACGATTAGCTCAAAACAGAGTAGCTGCAAAAAAGAGCCGTCTGAGGAAGAAG GCTTATATTCAGCAGCTAGAGTCCAGTAGAATCAAGCTCTCTCAGCTTGAACAAGACCTCCATAGAGCACGTTCTGAG GGATTGTTTCTAGGTGCTTGTGGTGGCGTTATGGGTGGCAATATCAGCTCCG GAGCTGCAATATTTGACATGGAGTATGCGCGGTGGCTAGACGACGACCTCCGTATGACGTCGGAGTTGCGGGCGGCAGTGGAGGGGCATCTCCCGGACGGCAATCTCCGAGCAATCGTAGACGGTTACATGAGTCACTACGACGAAATATTTGAGTTGAAAAGTGTGGGAGCAAAATCAGATGTGTTTCATTTGATGACGGGAATGTGGATGAGTCCGGCGGAGCGTTGCTTCCTTTGGATCGGAGGATTCCGGCCGTCGAAGCTCATAGAG ATGGTAATTCCGCAGTTAGAGACATTAACGGAGCAGCAAGCTGTAGGAATATGTAATTTGCAGAGATGTTCACAAGAAACGGAGGATGCTCTGTATCAGGGGCTTGACCAGTTCCACCATTCTCTCATAATGGCCGTGGCCGTCGCCAGCACCGCCGTGATGGAGGGGGTCAACCACATGGCCGTGGCCGCCGGGAAGCTCTCCAACCTTGAAGGCTTCATTCGTCAG GCTGACATGTTAAGACAACAAACGCTTCATCAGTTACGTAGAATATTGACGGTTCGACAAGCAGCTCAATGTTTCATGGTAATTGGAGAGTACTATGGAAGACTGAGAGCTCTTAGTTCATTGTGGGTTTCCCGACCAAGGGAGTAC GAGCAGGAGATGGTTGAATGA